The Mucilaginibacter sp. PAMB04168 genome contains the following window.
GTTGAAAATCAATTGAACAATCAAATCCCAGACTTTCAAAGTTATCGGGCTTGTAAGCGAAGCTCTGCATAAAGCCTATATACAGTTCTGTGCCGCTTTTTGCCGCTTCATCCCGCCAGGTTTTGATGGTTTGCTTAATATCAGGAAAAAGTGCAGGGCGGTATATCACAAAAAATGGCTTACCTTTTACTTTGATATATCTGTCGTCTTTAAAGAAAGTATTAAGCAAAAATCGAATGTGCTCAATGTCATCTTCGGTACTATAATCTTGCTTAATCAAAACCTCATGATCGAGCCCATCCCACCTTTTTGTCCAATTTTCATTAGCCCAGCAAAGCATAAATGGAAAGTCAGGAGTCTGAGTCTTCAGCATATCATCTAAGGGCCTGTTCATGATACGCTTACCGTTAAACCAATAATGATAATAACAAAAGCCATGAATACCGTACATACGCGCTAATTCGGCCTGAGCAATTCGGGCCTCTTCCAGCCTTAAGTCATAAAATCCTAAATCGGCAGGCAGATGAGGTTGATAGTGGCCTTTGAAAAGCGGTTTAGCTTTGGTAACGTTAGTCCATTCAGTAAATCCCTTCCCCCACCATTCGTCATTCTCGGCAAATGGATGAAATTGTGGAAGATTTATAGCGATAGGTTTGATCATTCTATATGCCTTCGTATTTTAAAATATAAACTTATAAGAAGCAAGTAAGCGGCACTCAAAAACTTAAATTGTCTTAATTGTAGCTTTGCATAACGCGAAATCTTCCGCTCTAAGCCTTTAAATGTGTCTTTATAAAGATCCTTAAAAAAGTACTTAATTATATTATTTGAAAAATCTTGCTCAAACTTCAAATCTCTGGAACTGGTACTAGCCCCGCCAGCATTGAACACAGCAATTTTTCGATCTACATAATGCATTTTGAACTTAGCTGCGACCCTGAGATTCAAGTCATAGTCAGCACAAATTTTATACAACTGGTTATAATTTCCGCACTCTTGAAATACGCTTCTATGATAGAATAGAGCTTGATGCGCAATATTCTTTTTAAGTAGCTTTTCAATGCTGAATTCGCCGTCATAAAGTTGGCCGTCAGTTCCCCAGCCAGTATTCCCTTTCAGGATAACGTTTCCGTAAATAACTTTTTCATTCCTATCCTTAATAACATCCACTATGTCACTAAGCACCTTGTCATCCGCAAGTTGATCATCGCTTCCTAAAAACATCAACCACTGGCCTTTTGCTAAAGCGATACCCTTATTCATGGCATCGTATATTCCCTTATCCGCTTCTGAGATGATTTTGATTTTGGGGTCATTGTAGGAATTTATAATTTTAGAAGTTTCATCTTTTGATAGTCCGTCTATTATCAAAATTTCATACCTGTCGTTAGTTTGATTTAAGATACTATCCAATGCATATCCTATAGTTGCCGAGCTGTTATACGTCGGAATTACTAGAGAATATATAGGGGAGTTATTTATCATTAAGATTTAACCAATTTATATCCCAAAACACGGAAAAGCTTTTTGATAGTCCGCCTGAATAACTTTTTGTAAATCGAGGAGGCCTGCTTCCTTGTCGCATGCGAAATATTAGTGTGCGGTGTTTCAAGTACCTTCTTACTTCTATGATGATTCAAGAGTTGCCCATAAGGCGAATTATAATATGGTAAGAAATGGTAATAATCTATTCTGCCTTGCTTACTCTGATTAACACAAAGAAATTCCTTGCTAATTCTATAACAATGTTCTTTATAATGATTTCCAAATTGAGTAGGCATCCTATATAAGTTTATCTTTCTTTTTTGGGCCAGTAATGAAAGTATGGATTGATCCCAACGATGATCAGCAAATCCAGGTAGGTTCTCTTTACCACAGGTATTTGGTAAATCAGTTATTATTCTTTCGTCAGAGCCGTATTTCAGCCACTCATTTAAAAAAGATATGGAAAGTTCATTTTTCCTCCAAAGAGAAAAAGCAGCATCACAATGCGGGGCGTGCCAGTATTCAGATTCATCACAGTTCATTAGGACAAAACAATCTCTTTTCGTCCATTCGTAATTTAACTGGTTAGCATTACCAAAAAGAAGAATAGGTTCTTTGTGTGCACATATGTTTATTAAAGGTTGCAGGTCTGCTATAACTTCTAAACCAGCATCACAGTATATCACAATATCATCTTCGGCAAGCTTATTAAAAGCCTCTAGAATAATGTAAGGTTTCCATAACCAATAACCAATTCCCTTAGGTTGCGAAAGGATACTTTCATTGTCTTTAAAAAACGAAGATTCCTTAATATCATCAAAGTCATATGATTCTATTCTATTGATATTAAATGACTGCGCCGAAGTATTCAGCCTAAAACGACTTTCTTTATAAAGATTATTAGAAAGATTCACCAAAGTTACTTCCATTTTAAATCAATTTCTTACTTGCACGATTGCTTCAGTTCTATTCTTGACCAACACATTTGATGGAACATCTTTAAAAATTAAATTGCCTGCACCTATTACAACATTATCACCAATAGTAACATTGTTCAATATAGTAACATTAGCCCCTATCCAACAATTAGAACCAATTGTTATATGGCCTATCTTACAAGGTTCATTTTGGATGATGGAATCCACGTTTTCGTAAATATGATTGTGATCATATAATTTCACTCCCTCCCCAAAAATTGTATATTTTCCTATGCGAATGTTGCCTAAGCAATTGATAGAACAATATCTGTTAAAATGCACTGAATCTTCTAGGATTAAACTTGCGTCTTTATACACCATGATGTTACAGAACTCTCTAAACCGCACATCATTTTTAATTTGTACATAAGCTTTAGGATCTATTTCTATAGCATTTTTTTTAAAGTCAAACCTAAATCCGTCACCTATAGACAGGTTAGGTGCATATTTTAAGAGCTTTTGTTTATTAATAAAATTAATTTTGTTATCTAATTTTACTTTAACCTTAATTAAAAAGGCGTCGACTATCCCTGATAATGCCATTTATTTATAGATATAAGTAATCCTGGTCTAGCTCCTGTGTTTAGAAAATTATCATGTTCAATACTGAAAGTAAGGTCTATCAAATCAAAAAGTTCAATATTAACGATACCCATTAAAAATTGGACTTTATAATTTCCAGTATTCAAATTATGAATATCTATTGGTACTACTACTTTATATCTTCCTTTCTTTCTGTGCAGCAAGGATTCGTCCAAGTCTGTATCTGCATTTGAATATATATGAGTTTCAAACGCATCCTTAACTAAAACACCTACGTTAAAATTTAAATAGTCTTCATTTACAACATATTCTAATTCAATATACGGCTTAGTACCGCCCTGAAAGACATTTGTGAGTTCACCTGATTCATTGTAAATCTTCGCCGATATAAACTGCCCTCTCTTTATAGGATTAGCCTCTACAAAATAAGAGGAAATATCCCCTCCGGCTGACATGTAAGTTTTTAAAGTTTCATGCACATCACTATCAACCAACACATTACCTTGTTGTAATAAAATACCTTTCTTGCATAACTGAGATATGCTGCTCATATTGTGACTGACAAATAAAACAGTCCTTCCCTCGCCCTTACTCACATCGTTCATTTTACCCAAGCACTTCTTTTGAAATTCTGCATCGCCTACGGCTAATACTTCATCTACAATCAATATCTCAGACTCGAGGTGGGCGGCCACGGCAAATGCCAAACGTACGTACATACCGCTTGAGTAGCGTTTTACCGGGGTGTCTATATAACGTTCTACACCCGCAAAATCAACTATGGCATCAAAGTGCTTCTTGATTTCGTGTTTGCGCATTCCTAGGATGGCGCCATTGAGAAAGATGTTCTCACGACCGGTAAGTTCAGGGTGAAAGCCGGTACCCACTTCCAGTAAGCTGGCTACACGGCCTTTTATTTTTACCGACCCGGTAGTCGGTGTGGTTACCCGACTCAACACTTTTAACAAGGTACTTTTACCGGCTCCATTGCGCCCTATAATTCCAACGGCATCGCCTTGCCCTATCTCAAAGTTTATATCTTTTAAACTCCAAACAATATCACTTGTACCCTTAATTGTGCGATCATTGGTTTGTCCAATCTTCAAATACGGATCTTCTTTACCGCGCATTAATGCAATACGGCGTTGTATATCTCTCGAAAGCGTACCTGTACTGAATTCTCCTAACTGATAGGCTTTGCTCAGGTTTTCGGCTTTAATAGCAATACTCATACTAATTGTCTAAAAATTTAATTAAACCGTATCCACAAAATTCTTCTCTACCCTGTTAAACACTACTAGGCCCAGAAAAAATATCACTATAGCAAAGGCTATACTATAGGCAAAAGCGCCGACATAGAAATGTCCTGTACCTAAGAAGCCATATCGCACTGTCTCAATTAAACCACTTAACGGGTTTAGAGCAATAATATCACGGTATTTGGCCGGAGCTGCTGCCAGTGGATAAATAACTGGAGTAGCATACATTAACAATTGCACACCAAATGTTATTAAGAAAACTAAATCACGGTACTTAGTTGTCATAGCGGTTATTATTAAACCTAAACCCAAGCCGATCATAGCCATAAGCAGTATAACAACTGGAAATAACATTATATACCAGTTTGGCTGAATGGTGCTGTTCTCTTGAAAAATGTAGTAAACTAATAATAGTAAGAATAGCACCAACTGTACAGAAAACTTCACCAAGTTTGAAAAAACTATACTCAGCGGCATAATTAAACGAGGAAAATACACTTTACCAAAAACGCTCGCGTTATCTCTAAATACAGTAGATGTTTTATTCAAACAGTCAGAAAAATAGTTCCAGGCGATAGTACCCGACATATAAAATAGAGGCGCGGGCGCACCACTGGTACTTATACCGGCTAACTTACCAAAGATGAAAGTGAAGGTTATGGTAGTAAAGATGGGCTGAATAAAGAACCAAAGTGGACCAAAGATGGTTTGCTTATAGAATGACACAAAGTCGCGCCGAACTAATAACCATAATAAATCCCGATAATTCCAAACATCCTTAAGATGAAGATTAAACACGCTATCCTGCGGTTTAAGCTCTATATCCCACTCGTTGGTTTCAGTAGTTACAGTACTCATGTTTATTTATTATTCAAGTAATTTATATGTATTCAGTTTGAATCCTTACTACTTCCCCCGCTCCAAATAAGCAAGCTGTTCGTACTGGTCAGAAATTCCGGAAGTTGCTCCGGAACCAATGTACTTAGGTTAATATGCCGCTTAACAAGTCCTTCAACTTTGTTAATTAAGCTTAGAATATATTTTTCATTCAGTTTACTACCCACCAGCAACAAGTCTATTTGCTGGCTATCAATTCCGCGTGCAAAATCGCCTATTATATAAGCCGATTGAAGATCGCCAACACGGCGTAAAACTTTTTCAATGATTTCATCTATACCCACAAACTTCA
Protein-coding sequences here:
- a CDS encoding glycoside hydrolase family 99-like domain-containing protein, which codes for MIKPIAINLPQFHPFAENDEWWGKGFTEWTNVTKAKPLFKGHYQPHLPADLGFYDLRLEEARIAQAELARMYGIHGFCYYHYWFNGKRIMNRPLDDMLKTQTPDFPFMLCWANENWTKRWDGLDHEVLIKQDYSTEDDIEHIRFLLNTFFKDDRYIKVKGKPFFVIYRPALFPDIKQTIKTWRDEAAKSGTELYIGFMQSFAYKPDNFESLGFDCSIDFQPNLSSFAKKPKRKLKDRIKRRLGHPLPDFYSHRFASYPSYVDQMINSEFTYKANEFPGITPGWDNAARRTKGATIFTDSTPSDYSKWLKAIKGRYENKDTYLFINAWNEWAEGNHLEPDQKWGRQYLEQTAKILKDA
- a CDS encoding glycosyltransferase family 2 protein encodes the protein MDSILNQTNDRYEILIIDGLSKDETSKIINSYNDPKIKIISEADKGIYDAMNKGIALAKGQWLMFLGSDDQLADDKVLSDIVDVIKDRNEKVIYGNVILKGNTGWGTDGQLYDGEFSIEKLLKKNIAHQALFYHRSVFQECGNYNQLYKICADYDLNLRVAAKFKMHYVDRKIAVFNAGGASTSSRDLKFEQDFSNNIIKYFFKDLYKDTFKGLERKISRYAKLQLRQFKFLSAAYLLLISLYFKIRRHIE
- a CDS encoding acyltransferase, with the protein product MALSGIVDAFLIKVKVKLDNKINFINKQKLLKYAPNLSIGDGFRFDFKKNAIEIDPKAYVQIKNDVRFREFCNIMVYKDASLILEDSVHFNRYCSINCLGNIRIGKYTIFGEGVKLYDHNHIYENVDSIIQNEPCKIGHITIGSNCWIGANVTILNNVTIGDNVVIGAGNLIFKDVPSNVLVKNRTEAIVQVRN
- a CDS encoding ABC transporter ATP-binding protein; translation: MSIAIKAENLSKAYQLGEFSTGTLSRDIQRRIALMRGKEDPYLKIGQTNDRTIKGTSDIVWSLKDINFEIGQGDAVGIIGRNGAGKSTLLKVLSRVTTPTTGSVKIKGRVASLLEVGTGFHPELTGRENIFLNGAILGMRKHEIKKHFDAIVDFAGVERYIDTPVKRYSSGMYVRLAFAVAAHLESEILIVDEVLAVGDAEFQKKCLGKMNDVSKGEGRTVLFVSHNMSSISQLCKKGILLQQGNVLVDSDVHETLKTYMSAGGDISSYFVEANPIKRGQFISAKIYNESGELTNVFQGGTKPYIELEYVVNEDYLNFNVGVLVKDAFETHIYSNADTDLDESLLHRKKGRYKVVVPIDIHNLNTGNYKVQFLMGIVNIELFDLIDLTFSIEHDNFLNTGARPGLLISINKWHYQG
- a CDS encoding ABC transporter permease, whose translation is MSTVTTETNEWDIELKPQDSVFNLHLKDVWNYRDLLWLLVRRDFVSFYKQTIFGPLWFFIQPIFTTITFTFIFGKLAGISTSGAPAPLFYMSGTIAWNYFSDCLNKTSTVFRDNASVFGKVYFPRLIMPLSIVFSNLVKFSVQLVLFLLLLVYYIFQENSTIQPNWYIMLFPVVILLMAMIGLGLGLIITAMTTKYRDLVFLITFGVQLLMYATPVIYPLAAAPAKYRDIIALNPLSGLIETVRYGFLGTGHFYVGAFAYSIAFAIVIFFLGLVVFNRVEKNFVDTV
- a CDS encoding ArsR family transcriptional regulator — encoded protein: MLDTLITSKTRLKLLLKFFLNGNNKSYLRGLESEFGESSNAIRIELNRFEEAGLLVSATEGNKKIYQANKNNSIYNDIHNLLMKFVGIDEIIEKVLRRVGDLQSAYIIGDFARGIDSQQIDLLLVGSKLNEKYILSLINKVEGLVKRHINLSTLVPEQLPEFLTSTNSLLIWSGGSSKDSN